A stretch of the Anaeromyxobacter sp. genome encodes the following:
- a CDS encoding S1 RNA-binding domain-containing protein: MTDEKKPAGPVVIRKGHVKPPPPGTPLEVPVVESLDAAPARTEKPDGRPLWQRLADQKKAELGGAAPAPASPEAALPSGAPAAPPAAPAREGAGGVQPRFQGARGPGGGRGGPPGRGPGGPGGERRGPRGERDKPRFPKFDHDAGQPGQSSAPGLPAGEPPPAPEAAVADEGSFADLLAGAAGASQKRRRFQAGEKVAGKIIQIGQETTFLDLGSGLADGMIETIELQDAEGTVTSRVGDILDAVVVKGGDRGVQVSIGRASATSRDHAREAVIEAAHTGLPVEGLVKAVNKGGLEVEVQGVRAFCPMSHIDVRFVGDATTLIGQKLQFRVTKADDRDVVLSRRVLLEAERAEKAALTRQRLQAGAVFEGTVTSVQDYGAFVDLGGVEGLVHVSELAWDRVSKPQDLLKSGDAVTVTVLRIDEDPKKGERIALSVKALTPRPEPKPVAPGAERPARPAPPPPPKAGDVVEAAVDKIESFGLFVKFAGGRGLVPASETGTPHGTDLRRAFKAGDAFPALVLQIDEQGRFRLSKTGAVDAAERADARAYMETQKPKGGGKGFGTLGDLLKAKLGKS, encoded by the coding sequence ATGACCGACGAGAAGAAGCCCGCAGGCCCCGTGGTGATCCGCAAGGGGCACGTCAAGCCGCCGCCGCCCGGCACCCCCCTCGAGGTGCCGGTGGTGGAGTCCCTCGACGCCGCCCCCGCCCGGACCGAGAAGCCGGACGGACGGCCGCTCTGGCAGCGCCTGGCCGATCAGAAGAAGGCCGAGCTGGGCGGGGCCGCGCCGGCGCCCGCCTCCCCGGAGGCCGCGCTCCCCTCGGGGGCGCCCGCCGCCCCGCCGGCCGCGCCCGCCCGCGAGGGCGCCGGCGGCGTGCAGCCCCGCTTCCAGGGCGCCCGCGGACCGGGCGGCGGCCGCGGCGGCCCGCCCGGGCGCGGCCCAGGCGGCCCAGGCGGCGAGCGGCGCGGCCCGCGCGGCGAGCGCGACAAGCCGCGCTTCCCGAAGTTCGACCACGACGCCGGCCAGCCCGGCCAGTCCAGCGCGCCCGGCCTGCCCGCCGGCGAGCCGCCGCCCGCCCCCGAGGCGGCCGTGGCGGACGAGGGCTCCTTCGCCGACCTGCTGGCCGGCGCCGCCGGCGCCAGCCAGAAGCGCCGCCGCTTCCAGGCGGGCGAGAAGGTGGCCGGCAAGATCATCCAGATCGGCCAGGAGACCACCTTCCTCGACCTGGGCAGCGGCCTGGCCGACGGCATGATCGAGACCATCGAGCTGCAGGACGCCGAGGGCACCGTCACCTCCCGGGTGGGCGACATCCTCGACGCCGTGGTGGTGAAGGGCGGCGACCGCGGGGTGCAGGTCAGCATCGGCCGCGCCAGCGCCACCTCGCGCGACCACGCCCGGGAGGCCGTCATCGAGGCGGCCCACACCGGCCTGCCGGTCGAGGGGCTGGTCAAGGCCGTCAACAAGGGCGGCCTCGAGGTGGAGGTCCAGGGCGTGCGGGCCTTCTGCCCCATGTCGCACATCGACGTCCGCTTCGTGGGCGACGCCACCACCCTGATCGGCCAGAAGCTGCAGTTCCGGGTCACCAAGGCCGACGACCGCGACGTGGTGCTGTCGCGCCGCGTGCTGCTGGAGGCCGAGCGGGCCGAGAAGGCGGCGCTCACCCGGCAGCGGCTCCAGGCCGGGGCGGTCTTCGAGGGCACCGTCACCAGCGTGCAGGACTACGGCGCGTTCGTGGACCTGGGCGGCGTGGAGGGGCTGGTGCACGTCTCCGAGCTGGCCTGGGACCGGGTGTCGAAGCCCCAGGACCTGCTGAAGAGCGGCGACGCCGTCACCGTGACGGTGCTGCGCATCGACGAGGACCCGAAGAAGGGCGAGCGCATCGCCCTCTCCGTGAAGGCGCTGACGCCCCGCCCCGAGCCCAAGCCGGTGGCGCCCGGCGCCGAGCGGCCGGCCCGCCCCGCCCCGCCGCCGCCCCCCAAGGCCGGCGACGTGGTGGAGGCCGCGGTGGACAAGATCGAGTCCTTCGGCCTCTTCGTGAAGTTCGCCGGCGGGCGCGGCCTGGTGCCCGCCTCCGAGACCGGCACGCCGCACGGCACCGACCTGCGCCGCGCCTTCAAGGCGGGCGATGCCTTCCCGGCCCTGGTCCTGCAGATCGACGAGCAGGGGCGCTTCCGGCTCTCCAAGACCGGCGCGGTGGACGCCGCCGAGCGGGCCGACGCCCGCGCCTACATGGAGACGCAGAAGCCCAAGGGCGGCGGCAAGGGCTTCGGCACCCTGGGCGACCTGCTCAAGGCCAAGCTCGGAAAGTCCTAG
- a CDS encoding S8 family serine peptidase — protein sequence MSTRGRSLSWSLTAVLLATACSSQPASEPGAARTALLSTASGSAQRAPVGRDAAPIHALVQLTERATALQFRSRLSGLSTTDTTTDATTEATLAAVAQLRVVETEQAAFADRVQAAQVPGTTEVYRLQRIYNGIVYVTDAAGLARLRGIPGARAVHVLGTHQVENSLGVPFIGVPQLWSLGVPLHGENVRVGVIDTGVDYTHANFGGPGTTAAYAANDPDQVEAGTFPTAKVVGGWDFAGFSYDARGAATAFPMPDADPLDGAGHGSHVTGTIAGLGVNADGTPYAGPYDLSLDPATLRIGPGAAPAASIYALKVFGDLGGSTSLSALAMEWATDPNGDGNFADHLDVVNLSLGSAYGSSSDTESAFYTNAVNAGVVVVASAGNSNDVYFITGAPGATPSVLSVAATSVGEFPGLRVNAPADLAGVKPVGTAAFGPPIITPITGDVALGALASNPADLLGCGAMSPDVAGKIAIVRRGTCTFLVKTQNAAAAGAIAALIVNNAPGDPAGMAGVDPALLITGRMLSLADGNAVIAKLQAVPAEVVNVTLDDSINFQDLTKADTIASFSSRGPSRLLGQVMLKPDLAAPGVNVVSTSAGSGFLGESLSGTSMAAPLTAGAMALLRQLHPTWTPAELKALAMNTAGHDVFDLPTTSATRRRIGPGRQGAGRIDVLAASGSSVVAYDLAAPERVSVSFATADVATVSNETRTVQLKNKGAADVTYDVTVDAVVTPPGTLVSAGVPTVTVAAGATAGVPLLLAADPAAMVRARDLTVPATSAAGGNQPRSWLSEASGYLVLTPQGGGAVLRVPYYAAPTPASAMATTAPLGTTGAVGLSDLTLAGTGVDTLALAVAPQQGVLSLVTPFELSYASPKAAPVGGQLPIGYAQAETDLANLRYVGVTSNVTDLGGDPASAELYFGITTWGRWGTPSDVEFDIYLRQAGAPDWEFVLFNSDLGRSSTVPGTDVQVSRLLNLATGTVVTQDFVNGITAAQAHVPMFLTDAMVLPVYAADLFPGATTDLEFQVVSFSSALGAPVDVTPVLRYDLLAPAFATEIDPLLTTLGPGYTPFRVDAPGATISVAYDLGRARATQVGSLMLLHHHNAAGLRAEVVQVAGLSCTVNADCATSPATPVCDAASGACVGCTSNADCSGLGASCDTFETRTCLSADCRRPGAPACAAHYSCSADLGTCNPNQAMVLPLVVPPNTFCPAGGLQVNTGFDDDHSGALDAFEVQTTNYVCNGLSATVATEAAGANCANGGVRVSVGSGAPTYVCNGATGATGATGAAGESATVTPEPAGTNCASGGLRVSVGSGAPTYVCNGATGAAGEGATVTPEPAGTNCANGGLRVSVGAGTPAYVCTGATGSTGATGAAGESATVTPEPAGANCATGGLRVQVGTAAPTYVCNGANGTDGTDGPTGPTGPSGPTGGTGPTGPTGPTGPKGSSGCSSVGGGSSAFSLLGLGLLLWRRRRTATAAR from the coding sequence ATGTCGACTCGAGGTCGTTCCCTGTCGTGGTCGCTCACTGCGGTGCTGCTGGCCACGGCCTGCAGCAGCCAGCCCGCCAGCGAGCCGGGCGCCGCTCGCACCGCGCTCCTGTCCACCGCCTCCGGCAGCGCGCAGCGCGCCCCCGTCGGCCGCGACGCCGCCCCCATCCACGCCCTGGTGCAGCTCACCGAGCGGGCCACCGCGCTGCAGTTCCGCAGCCGGCTCTCCGGCCTCTCCACCACCGACACGACCACCGACGCCACCACCGAGGCCACCCTGGCGGCCGTGGCCCAGCTGCGGGTGGTGGAGACCGAGCAGGCGGCCTTCGCCGACCGCGTCCAGGCCGCGCAGGTCCCTGGCACCACCGAGGTCTACCGGCTGCAGCGCATCTACAACGGCATCGTCTACGTGACCGACGCGGCCGGCCTGGCCCGGCTGCGCGGCATCCCGGGCGCGCGCGCCGTGCACGTCCTCGGCACCCACCAGGTGGAGAACTCCCTGGGCGTGCCCTTCATCGGCGTGCCCCAGCTCTGGTCGCTCGGGGTGCCGCTGCACGGCGAGAACGTCCGGGTGGGCGTCATCGACACCGGCGTGGACTACACCCACGCCAACTTCGGCGGGCCGGGCACCACGGCCGCCTACGCCGCCAACGACCCCGACCAGGTCGAGGCGGGCACCTTCCCCACCGCCAAGGTGGTGGGCGGCTGGGACTTCGCCGGCTTCTCCTACGACGCCCGCGGCGCCGCCACCGCCTTCCCCATGCCCGACGCCGACCCGCTCGACGGCGCCGGCCACGGCTCCCACGTCACCGGCACCATCGCCGGCCTGGGCGTGAACGCCGACGGCACCCCCTACGCGGGCCCATACGACCTGAGCCTCGATCCGGCCACGCTGCGCATCGGCCCGGGCGCCGCCCCGGCCGCCTCCATCTACGCCCTCAAGGTCTTCGGCGACCTGGGCGGCTCCACCTCGCTGTCCGCGCTGGCGATGGAGTGGGCCACCGACCCGAACGGCGACGGCAACTTCGCCGACCACCTGGACGTGGTGAACCTGTCGCTCGGCTCGGCCTACGGCAGCTCGTCCGACACCGAGTCCGCCTTCTACACCAACGCCGTCAACGCGGGCGTGGTGGTGGTGGCCTCGGCCGGCAACTCCAACGACGTCTACTTCATCACCGGCGCGCCGGGCGCCACCCCCTCGGTGCTGAGCGTGGCCGCCACCAGCGTGGGCGAGTTCCCCGGCCTCAGGGTCAACGCGCCCGCCGACCTGGCCGGCGTCAAGCCGGTCGGCACGGCGGCCTTCGGCCCGCCCATCATCACCCCCATCACCGGTGACGTGGCGCTGGGCGCCCTGGCCTCCAACCCGGCCGACCTGCTCGGCTGCGGCGCCATGTCCCCCGACGTGGCCGGCAAGATCGCCATCGTCCGCCGCGGCACCTGCACCTTCCTGGTCAAGACCCAGAACGCCGCCGCCGCCGGCGCCATCGCCGCCCTCATCGTCAACAACGCGCCGGGTGATCCGGCCGGCATGGCCGGCGTCGACCCGGCCCTCCTCATCACCGGCCGCATGCTGAGCCTGGCCGACGGCAACGCCGTCATCGCCAAGCTGCAGGCGGTCCCGGCCGAGGTGGTCAACGTCACCCTCGACGACTCCATCAACTTCCAGGACCTGACCAAGGCCGACACCATCGCCAGCTTCAGCTCGCGCGGCCCGAGCCGGCTGCTCGGCCAGGTGATGCTCAAGCCGGACCTCGCGGCCCCGGGCGTCAACGTGGTCTCCACCTCCGCGGGCTCGGGCTTCCTCGGCGAGAGCCTGAGCGGCACCTCCATGGCGGCCCCCCTCACCGCCGGCGCCATGGCGCTGCTCCGCCAGCTGCACCCCACCTGGACGCCGGCCGAGCTCAAGGCCCTGGCCATGAACACCGCCGGCCACGACGTCTTCGACCTGCCCACCACCTCGGCCACCCGCCGCCGGATCGGCCCCGGCCGCCAGGGCGCCGGGCGCATCGACGTGCTGGCCGCCAGCGGCTCCTCGGTGGTGGCCTACGACCTGGCCGCCCCGGAGCGCGTCAGCGTCTCCTTCGCCACCGCCGACGTGGCCACGGTCAGCAACGAGACCCGCACCGTCCAGCTCAAGAACAAGGGCGCCGCCGACGTGACCTACGACGTGACGGTGGACGCCGTGGTGACGCCGCCGGGCACGCTGGTCAGCGCCGGGGTCCCCACCGTGACGGTGGCGGCCGGCGCCACGGCCGGCGTCCCGCTGCTGCTGGCCGCCGATCCGGCTGCCATGGTGCGGGCGCGCGACCTGACCGTCCCCGCCACCTCGGCGGCCGGCGGCAACCAGCCGCGCTCCTGGCTCTCCGAGGCCTCCGGCTACCTGGTGCTCACGCCCCAGGGGGGCGGCGCGGTGCTGCGCGTCCCGTACTACGCGGCGCCCACCCCGGCCTCCGCCATGGCCACCACCGCCCCGCTGGGCACCACCGGCGCGGTGGGCCTCTCCGACCTGACGCTGGCCGGCACCGGGGTGGACACCCTGGCGCTGGCCGTGGCGCCGCAGCAGGGCGTGCTCTCGCTGGTGACGCCCTTCGAGCTGTCCTACGCCAGCCCCAAGGCGGCCCCGGTGGGCGGCCAGCTGCCCATCGGCTACGCCCAGGCCGAGACCGACCTCGCCAACCTGCGCTACGTCGGCGTGACCAGCAACGTCACCGACCTCGGCGGTGACCCGGCCTCGGCCGAGCTCTACTTCGGCATCACCACCTGGGGCCGCTGGGGCACGCCCAGCGACGTGGAGTTCGACATCTACCTGCGCCAGGCCGGCGCGCCCGACTGGGAGTTCGTGCTCTTCAACAGCGACCTGGGCCGCTCCTCCACGGTGCCCGGCACCGACGTGCAGGTCTCCCGGCTGCTCAACCTGGCCACCGGCACGGTCGTGACCCAGGACTTCGTCAACGGCATCACCGCCGCGCAGGCGCACGTGCCCATGTTCCTGACCGACGCCATGGTCCTGCCGGTCTACGCCGCCGACCTGTTCCCCGGCGCCACCACCGACCTCGAGTTCCAGGTGGTCTCCTTCTCGTCCGCGCTCGGGGCCCCGGTGGACGTCACCCCGGTGCTCCGCTACGACCTGCTGGCGCCGGCCTTCGCCACCGAGATCGACCCGCTGCTCACCACCCTGGGCCCCGGCTACACGCCGTTCCGCGTCGACGCGCCGGGCGCCACCATCTCGGTGGCCTACGACCTGGGCCGCGCCCGGGCCACCCAGGTGGGCTCGCTGATGCTGCTGCACCACCACAACGCGGCCGGGCTGCGCGCCGAGGTGGTCCAGGTGGCCGGGCTCTCCTGCACCGTGAACGCCGACTGCGCCACCAGCCCGGCCACGCCGGTCTGCGACGCGGCCAGCGGGGCCTGCGTGGGCTGCACCAGCAACGCCGACTGCTCCGGCCTGGGCGCCTCCTGCGACACCTTCGAGACCCGGACCTGCCTGAGCGCCGACTGCCGCCGCCCCGGCGCGCCGGCCTGCGCCGCCCACTACAGCTGCAGCGCCGATCTCGGCACCTGCAACCCCAACCAGGCCATGGTCCTGCCGCTGGTCGTGCCGCCCAACACCTTCTGCCCGGCCGGCGGCCTCCAGGTGAACACCGGCTTCGACGACGACCACAGCGGGGCCCTCGACGCCTTCGAGGTGCAGACCACCAACTACGTCTGCAACGGCCTCTCCGCCACCGTGGCCACCGAGGCGGCCGGGGCCAACTGCGCCAACGGCGGCGTCCGGGTCAGCGTCGGCAGCGGCGCCCCGACCTACGTCTGCAACGGCGCCACCGGCGCCACCGGGGCCACCGGCGCGGCCGGTGAGAGCGCCACCGTGACGCCCGAGCCGGCCGGGACCAACTGCGCCAGCGGCGGCCTCCGGGTCAGCGTCGGCAGCGGCGCCCCGACCTACGTCTGCAACGGCGCCACCGGCGCCGCCGGCGAGGGCGCCACCGTGACGCCCGAGCCGGCCGGGACCAACTGCGCCAACGGCGGCCTCCGGGTCAGCGTCGGCGCGGGCACCCCGGCCTACGTGTGCACCGGCGCCACCGGGTCCACCGGGGCCACCGGCGCGGCCGGCGAGAGCGCCACCGTGACGCCCGAGCCCGCCGGCGCGAACTGCGCCACCGGCGGCCTCCGGGTCCAGGTGGGCACCGCCGCCCCGACCTACGTCTGCAACGGGGCGAACGGCACCGACGGGACGGATGGCCCCACCGGGCCGACCGGGCCCTCCGGCCCCACCGGCGGCACCGGCCCGACCGGGCCCACCGGTCCCACCGGGCCGAAGGGCTCGAGCGGCTGCAGCAGCGTGGGCGGCGGCTCGTCGGCCTTCTCGCTGCTCGGCCTCGGCCTGCTGCTGTGGCGGCGCCGCCGCACCGCGACGGCCGCGCGCTAG
- a CDS encoding phosphohydrolase: protein MYDRITLQHDLIDCRGATLASAGFVLSPQAIGEAARRTPAAARRGLAETAHRGEVSGPLEDPAYKHLFGDAAVRGVVERALLEVRLPEILFEELTGVQRANPGLYRHGLATAAVAVRMLLAAVGDLKGVPDLAAAALLHDLGMRHVPMRLVRNRDRLSRQEAAEVAAHPLTGAYHLARVLGVHPAVGAAHGHHWRCGQGYPHLAGAPSRSVEVVAVASAFAALTQPRPFRSEPYDVRAAADLLVDEARAGTADANTVKLLVHALRGGRGDPRAVTFGGHRGGQVPEVNRHTSVSVPQAAPDPPGG from the coding sequence ATGTACGACCGGATCACCCTCCAGCACGACCTCATCGACTGCCGCGGCGCCACCCTGGCCTCCGCCGGCTTCGTGCTCTCCCCGCAGGCCATCGGCGAGGCGGCCCGGCGGACCCCGGCCGCGGCGCGGCGGGGGCTGGCCGAGACGGCCCACCGGGGCGAGGTGAGCGGCCCGCTGGAGGACCCGGCCTACAAGCACCTCTTCGGCGACGCCGCGGTGCGCGGGGTGGTGGAGCGGGCGCTGCTCGAGGTGCGCCTGCCGGAGATCCTCTTCGAGGAGCTGACCGGCGTGCAGCGCGCCAACCCGGGGCTCTACCGCCACGGGCTGGCCACCGCGGCGGTGGCGGTGCGCATGCTGCTGGCGGCGGTGGGCGACCTGAAGGGCGTGCCGGACCTGGCGGCCGCCGCGCTGCTGCACGACCTCGGCATGCGCCACGTGCCCATGCGCCTGGTGCGCAACCGCGACCGGCTCTCCCGGCAGGAGGCGGCCGAGGTGGCGGCCCACCCCCTCACCGGCGCCTACCACCTGGCGCGGGTGCTGGGGGTCCACCCGGCGGTGGGCGCGGCGCACGGCCACCACTGGCGCTGCGGTCAGGGCTACCCGCACCTGGCCGGGGCCCCGTCGCGCTCGGTGGAGGTGGTGGCGGTGGCCAGCGCCTTCGCCGCGCTGACCCAGCCGCGCCCCTTCCGCTCCGAGCCCTACGACGTGCGCGCCGCCGCCGACCTGCTGGTGGACGAGGCCCGGGCGGGCACCGCCGACGCCAACACGGTGAAGCTGCTGGTGCACGCGCTGCGCGGCGGGCGCGGCGATCCGCGCGCCGTGACCTTCGGCGGCCACCGCGGGGGACAGGTGCCGGAGGTGAACCGGCACACGTCGGTGTCGGTGCCGCAGGCCGCGCCGGACCCGCCCGGCGGCTGA
- a CDS encoding phosphoenolpyruvate carboxykinase (GTP) produces MATTAPTTHAALLRWVDETAKLTKPDKIVWCDGSDAEKKRFTEEAVAAKILIPLDQKKWPGCHYHHSNVNDVARVEHLTVICTPTKEEAGPTNNWMAPAEAYAKLSAIYDGCMKGRTMYVVPYIMGPATSPFSKVGIEITDSVYVALNMGIMTRMGKVALDRLGADGEFNKGLHAVADCNVDRRWICHFPQDNAIWSVGSGYGGNALLGKKCLALRIGSYLAKKEGWLAEHMLILEAEAPTGEVSYVAAAFPSACGKTNFAMMIPPKTFDGWKIRTVGDDIAWMRVGENGQLWAVNPENGYFGVAPGTNRKTNPNAMDSVRKDSLFTNVARTKDGDIWWEGWDTEAPDELIDWKGEAWKKGSKDKAAHPNSRFTAPAANNPALSSKVDDPAGVPISAIIFGGRRSTTVPLVLEAFNWTHGVFMGATMGSETTAAAVGLKEGVRRDPMAMLPFIGYDAGTYLGHWLEMQGKIPNPPKVFMVNWFRKDAAGKFMWPGYGDNMRVLKWILDRSHGRVTAKETLVGNVPRPEDINLSGLDLTPEDARKVMDVDLADWETELESQQEWFDKLGKTLPKPISLQRDLLLERVKAARKAT; encoded by the coding sequence ATGGCCACCACCGCACCGACCACCCACGCCGCCCTGCTCCGCTGGGTCGACGAGACCGCCAAGCTCACCAAGCCGGACAAGATCGTCTGGTGCGACGGGAGCGACGCGGAGAAGAAGCGCTTCACCGAGGAGGCGGTCGCCGCCAAGATCCTCATCCCGCTCGACCAGAAGAAGTGGCCCGGCTGCCACTACCACCACTCCAACGTCAACGACGTGGCCCGCGTCGAGCACCTCACGGTCATCTGCACCCCGACCAAGGAGGAGGCCGGCCCCACCAACAACTGGATGGCGCCCGCCGAGGCCTACGCCAAGCTCTCCGCCATCTACGACGGCTGCATGAAGGGCCGCACCATGTACGTGGTGCCCTACATCATGGGCCCGGCCACCTCGCCCTTCTCCAAGGTGGGCATCGAGATCACCGACTCGGTCTACGTGGCCCTCAACATGGGCATCATGACGCGCATGGGGAAGGTCGCCCTGGATCGCCTCGGCGCGGACGGCGAGTTCAACAAGGGGCTGCACGCGGTGGCCGACTGCAACGTGGACCGCCGCTGGATCTGCCACTTCCCCCAGGACAACGCCATCTGGTCGGTCGGCTCGGGCTACGGCGGCAACGCGCTGCTCGGGAAGAAGTGCCTGGCCCTGCGCATCGGCAGCTACCTGGCCAAGAAGGAGGGCTGGCTGGCCGAGCACATGCTCATCCTCGAGGCCGAGGCGCCGACCGGCGAGGTCAGCTACGTGGCGGCGGCCTTCCCGTCGGCCTGCGGCAAGACCAACTTCGCCATGATGATCCCGCCCAAGACCTTCGACGGCTGGAAGATCCGCACCGTGGGCGACGACATCGCCTGGATGCGCGTCGGCGAGAACGGGCAGCTCTGGGCCGTCAACCCCGAGAACGGCTACTTCGGCGTGGCCCCCGGCACCAACCGCAAGACCAACCCGAACGCCATGGACAGCGTCCGCAAGGACTCGCTCTTCACCAACGTGGCCCGCACCAAGGACGGCGACATCTGGTGGGAGGGCTGGGACACCGAGGCCCCGGACGAGCTCATCGACTGGAAGGGCGAGGCCTGGAAGAAGGGCTCCAAGGACAAGGCGGCCCACCCGAACAGCCGCTTCACCGCGCCGGCCGCCAACAACCCGGCCCTCTCCTCCAAGGTGGACGATCCGGCCGGCGTGCCCATCTCGGCCATCATCTTCGGCGGCCGCCGCTCCACCACCGTGCCGCTGGTGCTGGAGGCCTTCAACTGGACCCACGGCGTCTTCATGGGCGCCACCATGGGCTCGGAGACCACCGCCGCCGCGGTGGGGCTCAAGGAGGGCGTGCGCCGTGACCCCATGGCCATGCTGCCCTTCATCGGCTACGACGCCGGCACCTACCTGGGCCACTGGCTGGAGATGCAGGGGAAGATCCCCAACCCGCCCAAGGTCTTCATGGTGAACTGGTTCCGCAAGGACGCCGCCGGCAAGTTCATGTGGCCGGGCTACGGCGACAACATGCGGGTCCTCAAGTGGATCCTGGACCGGAGCCACGGCCGCGTCACCGCCAAGGAGACGCTGGTGGGCAACGTGCCCCGCCCCGAGGACATCAACCTCTCCGGCCTCGACCTGACGCCGGAGGACGCCCGCAAGGTGATGGACGTCGATCTCGCCGACTGGGAGACCGAGCTGGAGAGCCAGCAGGAGTGGTTCGACAAGCTCGGCAAGACCCTGCCGAAGCCCATCTCGCTGCAGCGCGACCTGCTCCTCGAGCGGGTCAAGGCCGCCCGGAAGGCCACCTAG
- a CDS encoding NRDE family protein: protein MCTLAVALGADRRWPVVVAANRDERLGRAAEGWALREGPGGLRYAAPRDALAGGTWMGVSARGVVAALTNFHAPFAWYPDPARRSRGELVPLALAAGGLAEARAALAALDPSAWNPFHLLVADAGGGLLLWYDGEASQLEPLSQGLHLVTETSPHGVGARGELLRARWPVDPSPDRLRRLLTLHAPEHPAPTCVHRDPFYGTRSAAVLRLAPDLAHSELLAADGRPCQAPLEDRSALLVALAAASRSP from the coding sequence ATGTGCACCCTCGCCGTGGCGCTCGGCGCCGATCGCCGCTGGCCCGTGGTGGTGGCCGCCAACCGCGACGAGCGGCTGGGCCGGGCCGCCGAGGGCTGGGCCCTGCGGGAGGGGCCCGGCGGCCTGCGCTACGCGGCCCCGCGCGACGCCCTGGCCGGCGGCACCTGGATGGGCGTCTCGGCGCGCGGGGTGGTGGCGGCGCTCACCAACTTCCACGCCCCCTTCGCCTGGTACCCGGACCCGGCGCGCCGCTCGCGCGGCGAGCTGGTGCCGCTGGCGCTGGCCGCCGGCGGCCTGGCCGAGGCCCGCGCCGCCCTGGCGGCGCTCGACCCCTCGGCCTGGAACCCCTTCCACCTGCTGGTGGCCGACGCCGGCGGCGGCCTGCTGCTCTGGTACGACGGCGAGGCCAGCCAGCTCGAGCCGCTCAGCCAGGGGCTGCACCTGGTCACCGAGACCTCTCCGCACGGCGTGGGGGCCCGCGGCGAGCTGCTGCGCGCCCGCTGGCCGGTGGACCCCTCGCCGGACCGGCTGCGCCGCCTGCTCACGCTGCACGCCCCGGAGCACCCCGCCCCCACCTGCGTGCACCGCGACCCCTTCTACGGCACCCGCTCCGCGGCGGTGCTCCGCCTGGCGCCCGACCTGGCCCACTCCGAGCTGCTGGCCGCCGACGGCCGCCCCTGCCAGGCGCCGCTGGAGGACCGCTCGGCCCTGCTGGTGGCGCTGGCCGCCGCCAGCCGTTCACCTTGA
- a CDS encoding DsrE family protein: MPGRTVIFLAHADPDALRSAGSCALAAVSLEDRVDVFLTGPAVPALVAAFDADPDEPGALLQQARALGARLVACSASVVEQRVDLGEAERALDAVVGWPTILEWSRGVVDRFSF; this comes from the coding sequence ATGCCGGGCCGCACCGTCATCTTCCTCGCCCACGCCGACCCGGACGCGCTCCGCAGCGCCGGGTCCTGCGCCCTGGCGGCCGTCTCCCTGGAGGACCGGGTGGACGTCTTCCTCACCGGTCCGGCCGTGCCGGCGCTGGTGGCCGCCTTCGACGCCGACCCCGACGAGCCCGGCGCGCTGCTGCAGCAGGCGCGGGCGCTGGGCGCCCGCCTGGTGGCCTGCTCGGCCAGCGTGGTGGAGCAGCGGGTGGACCTCGGCGAGGCCGAGCGGGCCCTCGACGCGGTGGTGGGCTGGCCCACCATCCTGGAGTGGTCGCGCGGGGTGGTGGACCGGTTCAGCTTCTGA
- a CDS encoding DUF971 domain-containing protein, giving the protein MGLLDRIAFKQTASEPPETIDVNARQEIVIRWPGQPEVAIPSKALRDLCPCAGCIEEFTGRKLLDPATIPDDIHPTRIDPVGNYAIQFHWSDGHSSGLYTWQTLRTASGPR; this is encoded by the coding sequence ATGGGACTCCTCGACCGCATCGCCTTCAAGCAGACCGCCTCCGAGCCGCCCGAGACCATCGACGTCAACGCCCGGCAGGAGATCGTCATCCGCTGGCCCGGCCAGCCCGAGGTGGCCATCCCGTCCAAGGCGCTGCGCGACCTGTGCCCGTGCGCTGGCTGCATCGAGGAGTTCACCGGCCGCAAGCTGCTCGACCCGGCCACCATCCCCGACGACATCCACCCGACCCGCATCGACCCGGTGGGCAACTACGCCATCCAGTTCCACTGGTCGGACGGCCACTCCAGCGGCCTCTACACCTGGCAGACCCTGCGCACCGCGAGCGGTCCGCGCTGA